In Glandiceps talaboti chromosome 16, keGlaTala1.1, whole genome shotgun sequence, a single window of DNA contains:
- the LOC144447723 gene encoding glucose dehydrogenase [FAD, quinone]-like — translation MADDYSKEFDYVIIGAGSAGCVVANRLSEDENTSVLLIEAGPEDTKPEIHIPLHVLDVHGSEVDWNYLTVPQKNACLAMKDRCSLYNKGKVLGGSSSINGLAYARGCKEDYDSWARLGAEGWSYEEVLPYFLKSENNTNEDYLKTDYHNKGGPMTVSDVFPRAKFADVIADAVQELGYDIKDCSSNGEDVVGFQYAQATIKDGKRESTATAFLNPVKGRQNLTIWTDTMATKILFENNVAKKVKISRNGEDGFVDVGKELILSAGTVGSPQLLMLSGIGPSEDLEKLGISVLCDLPVGKNLQDHIMIPVKCSGKGGGVSKDWLSSNAADITGFIKTQDCQPWPDVQLLYIPIFYVGGHREREALHFGEGFDDALLYTNVSNNEMDSKEGLTLLPGLLHPKSVGNVKLKSANPLDPPLIDPCYLDEQEDVDTLIRGIRLVQEVINTKAMKDFGVTPEYFKFDNCPHAMDTDGYWEHVIRHVTRTIWHIIGTCKMGSKDDNTAVVDPSLRVRGIHNVRVVDASIMPHLTSGNTNAPVIMIGEKGADLIKFGKQPWNL, via the exons ATGGCAGACGACTACAGTAAGGAGTTTGACTATGTTATAATTGGGGCAGGTAGTGCAGGCTGTGTTGTAGCAAATCGTTTATCCGAGGATGAAAATACAAGTGTCTTGTTGATAGAAGCTGGCCCTGAGGATACCAAACCAGAAATCCATATACCCCTGCATGTTTTAGATGTTCACGGCTCTGAGGTCGATTGGAATTATTTG ACTGTACCCCAAAAGAATGCCTGTTTAGCAATGAAGGACCGTTGTTCTCTATACAATAAAGGCAAG GTTCTTGGTGGTTCAAGTAGTATCAACGGCCTGGCTTACGCACGTGGATGTAAAGAAGATTACGATTCTTGGGCTAGGCTTGGAGCTGAAGGCTGGAGTTATGAAGAAGTACTGCCGTATTTCTTAAAATCCGAAAATAATACGAA CGAGGACTACTTGAAAACTGACTACCATAATAAAGGTGGTCCTATGACAGTATCTGACGTGTTTCCTAGAGCCAAATTTGCTGATGTTATAGCTGATGCAG TACAAGAACTTGGGTATGACATAAAAGATTGCAGCAGTAACGGTGAAGATGTA GTTGGTTTTCAATATGCCCAGGCAACCATTAAAGATGGCAAACGAGAGAGTACTGCTACAGCATTTCTAAATCCCGTAAAAGGGAGACAGAATCTTACCATTTGGACTGACACCATGGCAACCAAG ATACTATTTGAAAACAACGTCGCAAAGAAAGTCAAAATCTCAAGAAACGGTGAAGATGGGTTTGTAGATGTAGGAAAGGAACTTATATTATCGGCGGGAACTGTGGGATCTCCACAG CTACTGATGTTATCTGGTATTGGTCCTTCGGAGGACCTAGAAAAATTGGGAATATCAGTGCTGTGTGATCTACCTGTTGGCAAAAATTTACAG GACCACATAATGATACCTGTCAAATGTAGTGGTAAGGGAGGCGGTGTTTCAAAG GACTGGTTATCATCAAATGCGGCCGATATCACAGGCTTCATTAAGACACAG GACTGTCAGCCGTGGCCTGATGTACAGCTACTGTATATACCAATCTTCTATGTTGGTGGTCACCGTGAAAGAGAGGCTCTCCACTTTGGTGAAGG ATTCGATGATGCATTACTTTACACAAATGTAAGCAACAATGAGATGGATTCGAAGGAAGGGCTTACTTTATTACCGGGGTTACTGCATCCAAAGAGTGTTGGTAACGTAAAGTTGAAGAGCGCCAATCCTCTTGACCCACCATTAATAGATCCTTGTTATCTTGATGAACAAGAAGATGTAGACACATTGATAAGG GGGATACGATTGGTCCAAGAAGTTATCAACACAAAAGCCATGAAAGACTTTGG AGTCACACCCGAATACTTTAAGTTCGACAACTGTCCTCATGCGATGGACACTGATGGATATTGGGAACACGTGATCAGACACGTTACACGAACAATATGGCATATTATTGGAACATGTAAAATGGGCTCCAAGGACGATAACACCGCAGTTGTGGATCCATCCCTTCG AGTACGTGGGATACACAACGTCCGTGTTGTTGATGCGTCCATCATGCCGCATCTGACGTCAGGGAATACTAATGCTCCTGTTATCATGATTGGTGAAAAGGGTGCAGACTTGATTAAATTTGGCAAACAACCATGGAACCTGTAG